A region of the Phaeodactylum tricornutum CCAP 1055/1 chromosome 1, whole genome shotgun sequence genome:
GTAGCCTGTCCCAAAGGTGAAGAGGAAAATCTTTGTCAGTGCTGCAAAGCCCGGCAATGAAATGATTTTTGAATGTGCGGATCGCTCGTTCGGCAACGTTGCGACGGTGCAAATGAGGAGGTACTAACTGAAAGTCAACTCTAGAGTCATCCATGAATTGCTGAAGGGCAGTAGATGCCTCGTTGTCCAACCGTTGGAGCTGGGGTCGCAGGCCTCGAGATGAAAAGAGGTCGAAAGCGCGCCGATAAGCCGCGAGGATTTCGGTTCCGGTACGATTTTTCATCGGTTCGACATGGATGAAATTGCTATCGTAATCATATACGACCAGCATGTACGCGTTGCCGGTGCTGGAAGAGGTGACGAAACGGCCTGTGAGGTCCGAAAAGATTTTTCCTGTTGTTTCGTAGCAATCGGCGTACAAAAAATTGGATTTGAGAGCTGGAGGGTCGTCTGGAACTGGATTTTCGTCGAGGTTGTCGACGATTGAGTCTGTGGCCGAGAAAGCGACAGCTGTAGGTTGAGTAGAGCGAAGGTTGGCTCGCTGTTGGTCCAAGTGGCCTTTGTGCATGGGAGCGGATCAAGGGGGGTGGCGTTTTATCTGGGCCGAAGAAATTTGAGGGAAAGTGGTGAGGCGGCCTTCGTTGATGGCCTTACACCATGTTGACAACTGAGGCGAGAATAGGGATGCATGTAGGAAGGCAATCCGATCGGCAAGCAAAGAAGAGTGTTTGACGTTGTTGGCGACAGGAAAAATTGGTGAAGGAAGCGGCTTGGTAGGAGGGGTCGAGCTGGGTGCATGGAGAGTCCACAGTCGATTAGGGGCCGAGCGATCGCCCCGGAGGATGACTTTTTTGTCGAGAGTTATGGTGACGGCGTCAGAAGTGAATGTGGCTATGCAGCCATGGTCGCAAAGCTGTCCGATTGAAATTAGTGAACCGTTTGTGAGCCCTGGGAAAATGTGAGCGGTTCTGGCGGCTAACGGGAGATCGGGAACGTCGAGTTCCGTGACGTGAGTGGACTTGATGGTGCGTCCGTCCAGCAGGACCATGGTGATGGCTGGTTCTGCTGGTTTGCAGTGCTGATAAGGAATATTCGTGCTTAAGAAATGGCCAGTGCAGCCAGTAACGGCGATGGTGTCGGGAGGAAATGGTGGCAAGGAGGAAGCTAACGGAAAAGTGTTGGATGCAACTGGAGACTTATTTTTGTTACAATAAGTTTTCAGCGGCACACTTTGCAATTtggccgtccctctttcctatttggTCGCCGGAGGAGTGTACTGGTAAGCCGAAGTCAAACCACCTTGTTTGTTCTGCATGGTGGCCGTGATCTGGTGACCAGGGGCTTGTTTCTCACACGTCGCACTTGTGTGTTTcgtgttgttgacaatgccGTGAGTCCAGCAGTACGATTTACCTTTGCTGACTGTACCTTGATTTGCGGTATGATAGCCGGCAGAActgctggtggcggtgagGGCGCGGTCTTTATTGGCCTTCTGAAAATGTTTTTTGAAGTTGGCCAAAGTtttgtcggcttcgtcctTGTAACGCCAGTCGCGAGACGCGTGATCAAACAGGCCAgttttttcgatgatctGGTAGCCGATGCGAGCAATAATGCGTTTGTCCATGATTTGGCCGGACGCAATGATGAACTGGTTACCTTTTTTGAgctgctggaaaagttgcTGAATGGGCGTGGGAGGATGCCAGGCAGCTTTCATGCGTTTGTCGTTCGCAATGAGATCTGACGCTTGAATTGTACCAAAGGTTTCCCAGAGATGAGAGAGAATGGCTAAAGGAGAGACCTTGTTGAAACCACGCGTGGGATGACCGAGAGATTCGATGTATTCGATGGGAATGGCGTCGAGAAGTTGGTTGCGAAACGCCTTGTTGGCGTTATGGTAAAGGTCAAAGAGCTTTTGACGTTTGTCGTTTTGGCGATTGGCTTCAAGGATTTGAGGCGCAGTGGCATTGGCGGCATGGTCGGGGTCCAAGGGCGGTTGCACGGGAGGAATGCAAGGGACGCCGTCTGTCATGGCGAGATACTCGGTTTCGGAAACgacgagaaaaaggtgaccGTGTTGGCCGTCTCCAAGAGTGGAGGAAAGAGATTCAGCATTGTCGTTGATTTCCCACTGAAGCTGGTGAAGCGACAGGTAATCAGGTTTGGTCGTCGCGGTAGCGATGGGCGTGAGCTTGCTGTGCGGGAACGACTCGATGAGGTCTTTGGGAGAGGACTTACTGATCATGTTGAAGAAAGCGGTTGGATCTTTTGTAGATAAGAGAGTTAGCGTATTAAGTTAGACTGGAACTTGTTAGGCTGGTGGAGATAGACAAGGTGTTGTCGAGAGCGATAGGTGATATTGTGAGGAAATTGGGAAAATTGACTTTCTtattagttctattgatgagctctacaaacgcaagaacgcgaatgatggaaatcgatgaactaataagaattATGAGTCGATTGAGAATCGCTATTTGGTTTGTATGGCTCGGAGACACTCTCAATGACTGGtttgaatggcaatgacatgtttgaaatgtcagcgggaagactagaaTACCCGGTTGGCGTTCTTGTCTTGTAAGTACTTGTGATTTGAATCGGGATACTATCAGTAGAGCCGTAACTGATAGGGTAACTGTCATCAGTACCGTAACTGATAGGGATAGGATGATTGGGCTCGATCTTCATATCAACACTCATGTACAGGCTGCCTTTAATTCGGTTTTCCCGCAAGCAACCGCAAAgagcttgtttgcggtgaatttgaaatcTTTAATGCGGTTCGTTACGGTAACCCTAAAAATAACCCTAAAATACACATCTTAAGTCCATGAATACTATGGTTTTACGTATGATTACTCCTTAATTAGAGCCGAGAGGTCCTTCAGATTGTTGTATTGTTTACAATGCAAAATGCCTTCGAGCGAGAAGTCTGTATGATGTTGCCTTGTGTTGTCTTTCTCCCAATTAATGACGGAAAAGTCAGACTCAACTGTCGCTGTATTTGGAAATGCCGATGCCAACCCGCCGCAAAATTTCTGAACGAGCGGAAATTGTCCATGAGTTGCCGCCCGACTCTCTGAGAAATTACTCTTCTGATTATAAGAATGCAATAAAGCGTCTTGGAACAAGGGTTCTTCTCGGTACGCTCGGAGAAATATGCTAAACTCTTGACTAAGttggtcaatttcttcgtctgaAAATTTCCGCTGTAATCGTGTTCGGTGCTTCTGAATTGTCTTGACAAAATCTCGCATGTTGCTTGCAGCAAGCTCGTATGGGAGCACCGGCGGTAGTTCTGCAGCCTGTGATTTGTTTCCACTGCGTACAATTGCAATGTTGGCAATGCCATTTGCTGCAACCACAAATAAATTACCAATGCTGGCCAGCAAACAAGAAAGTTTCTCCTCATCAGACGCCAATTCTTCGACTGTTTTGATCATCCACATGCCGAGCCCATCAAGGCACGACCGAACCTGATTGTGAGTGATAACATAGCTTCCGTTTCCCTCAGCTGGCTCTTTTGAAATGATAGCATCAATCTGTTCTTGTTCAAGGGGCCCAGCCATCCCAGACATTCTACAGTAGGTATCAATCAAGCCACTGAGAATtttctgctgctgtgacACCAGCGTTGTCAATTCCTGAAGCGAAGTAAACACGTTATGGGCCTCCATGAAATATCAGAATTGCGTTGGCATTTGTGATGTCAATGCTTTCTTTAGCTCTTCTTGCTAAAGGCAGAGCACAGGGTATTGCACAGGATGGATTAGCTATGTTCTTACAGTGTTTTGATTGAAATGAGCAGTAAATTGGGTTAGAGTTAAGAGTTTTATTTTCTACTGACTCTACGTAACTCACGATAAAATAGAGTTAAATTAGTACTTTTAATGCGGTGAGTTCAAAACCTTTAATGCGGTTCAATGCGGTGTTTGAGGACAAAACACCGCATTAAAGGCAGCCTGCTCATGTACCAAAGCAAATCAGCACCGTAAACATAGGGCGAGACCTTCGAAAACCTGCGTTATTAAAACTGTGTGTGATAGGTTGTTTGGTCCCCACCCACTCTTGTCTCCCGCAATAATGGCAGAGATGTCGGATGCCCCGGGCGACTGCTACTTGGGTATTGACAATGGCACCCAAGGTTTATCGGTGGTGTTGACGGATGCCAACCTCAAGCGTTTGGTTACCGGAGAAAGCAGCTATGAGTTTGTCCCAGATACTGACGCGGGATGCTACGAACAACTCACGGATGATTGGGATCTAGCCCTGACCGACGCTATGAAATCCGTCCATTGCTATTTGTCAGAACACAAGTCCTTACAAATAAAAGCTATAGGTATCTCGGGGCAAATGCACGGCGAAGTCTTGGTGAATCATGAAGGCCAACCTTTGTCGTCGGTCCGTCTCTGGTGTGACGGTCGcaacgaggacgaaggcGAGGAACTCACACTCGCGTTTCAATTCAAGGTTCCCAAACGAGCAACCTGTGCAAGATTTCTTTGGACAGCTCGCAATCGACCCGAATTGGCCAGTCGCGTTGCGCACATAACGACACCGGCAGGCTGGATGGCTTACCGACTGACCGGAGATGTTGTACTCGGAATCGGTGATGCAAGTGGCATTTTTCCTATTGACGCGGATACTCTTGTTTACGACGAAAACATGCTGCAAACGTTTGATAATTTGGTCGGAAATGCTGATATCCCATCTATGCGAGACATTCTCCCGACAGTACGACGAGCTGGTCAAGATTCAGGAGTGCTGACGCAACAAGGCGCCGCTTTGTTGGGCTTCCAATTGCCGCCAGACTATCCAATCGCAATAGCTGCGGCCGAAGGCGACCAAGTGGCCGCTCTGGCAGGTAGTCTTATTGGCCGGGATGGTATCGTCTCATGCTCGTTCGGAACCTCGGTTTGCGCGAATGTAGTTAGCAAACACGGCGCAGTAGAATTGCCTGTGGAGCCTTCCGTTGATCACTTTTGCGGAGCCGACGGCAAAAACATACACATGGTTTGGCTGCGCAACGGTACAACGTTTTTCAATACAATGGTGGCTTCGTATGGAATCCTGTCGGACAAAAACGATGCATTTTCTGCTGTCATGCCCCAAATGCTCAACGCCGCCCCTGATTGCGGCGGACTGCTTGCGCTGCCTTTTATGGATGATGAGCCGGGCTTGCAAGTTTCTAGGGGTGGTACGGCTCTACTCCTTGGTCTCAATGGGAACAACGCAACACCAGGAAATATTGCCAAGGCGGCCCTGCTTTCCACCATGTTCAATTTGAAACTGGGTTGTAAAATTCTACAAGAGAATGGTGTTGTTATGAAAGAATTGGTTTTGACCGGTGGTCTGTCAAAGTCCCCCGCCTGCGGACAAATTTTGGCCAATGTTTTTGGCTTGCCAACCCAACTGCTGGAGGCGGCAGATGAGGGAAGCTGCTGGGGTGCTGCTGTGCTGGCGAAGTACCGTCATTTGAGCATTGGAGACAATGGAAACGACTGGACACTTTTTTTGGAGTCAATCATGAAAGAAAAACGTATTGAACAAACCAGGTTTGAACCCGATTTCAATGCTGTGCACGAATATTCCAAGGTGTTCGACCGCTACCAGATCCTTGTAAAATTGCAAACACAACTAGCCAATGTTTAAATTATAGATTACACCCGTCTGTTTCCGGACCACGACTAAAAACACGTTTCAGAAGTTTTATCTACAGAAGTGTGTACCAATTTGATTGTTGTGGTGTTGATCGCTTATTGACTGAGAAAGTGCTTGCTGATTTGATTTGTTGCATTTGATCGCCTCTTTACTTGGACGTGGAGGGAAGCGGCGGCAGCTTGGCTTTCGACGCTTCTATTTCCTGCACGGGAAGAAAGATACGTTAGATGAGAATTATTCGCGCTTCTTTCAAGGCTGCTTCGAACCTGTGAAGCCCCTGCAATACAGTATACCGCTGAAAGACGGCTTTTCTGCCATAACTTACCGCAGGCGTTTTCGAACGGGATTTGTAGTAGTCCGAAGCCCGAACTGTTTTACATTTTCCGAGCTGAGCTTCGAGTTGGGAAGGAACTGGAAGAGTGCCGTTTTCCGCCATTATAAAAAAAATcagactaactgtaagagcTAGAAATGTGGTTGACTGTCAAGAAGATGGAAGCTTATGCTTTGTCAACAGCCCAACTTGTAAAACAGGGTAAGCGTGGCCTGATCAACGACGCACGAGGACCTGGTAAAAGGAGCTTTCACatgctgttgttgacagaCAGTGACGCTATTTCCGGGTTTTGAAGTCTGCTGTCTTCACGTATCTGTGAAATTGTAACAGTACAGTCAGTATGCGAATGTAAGGGTGACTGCGCGAAATGACCGAACCCATCACTCATGTTGGAAACTCAATCTCATTGTTAATGCAAATGCTGCAAACGAAAATTAATTTCGCGATTTCATACGGTATCTCCCATTAACAGGTAAAATGCGGATTCCTTTGTATGCTGCTTCATCTCCTATAGAGTTCAAGATGATAGAGAAGAGTCACGTTCCGCCATGACTCCCTTTCGGATGTGCAGCCTTAACAGTAAAGTAGAACCTATTTCGAACGGTGTCAAGATTGGCATtcaagtgtgacatgtccggcagaaagcgacatgtcgcatgaAGAGGTTTGAAaggagcgagctctcatctcgagcagaaTTTATTATGTTCGATGAggtttgggatatgatcatcctatgaaaggaGATAACGGATTGAATGTAAGACATGAAGAAGTGAAGAATGTGTACATCGCAGAAGCGATGTAAATACGGAAgattagcgatcaaacagcgaggtttgagagcaaacagaactagtgaaaagtaaaataaagatcacaacaacaagcactgtcagtagtgaaagagtagatcgaacgtgaaggagaaataagaggAAATCTATTTATTgcgtctctgttgtcagcTAGTCTCTaagacagtcaaaagatctgaagaaaccggagttttcaacacgCTTGCAAGCGAGAAAACCTGAGAACTCACGGTAAGACTCCGAGCGAGAACGCATGGAAGGTGAAGACCGCATCggaaacgaagaagaagataaTCCAGAAGCGGAAGCAGAAGTGGAAGCAGAatctgaagaagaagaactcgT
Encoded here:
- a CDS encoding predicted protein, which produces MVLLDGRTIKSTHVTELDVPDLPLAARTAHIFPGLTNGSLISIGQLCDHGCIATFTSDAVTITLDKKVILRGDRSAPNRLWTLHAPSSTPPTKPLPSPIFPVANNVKHSSLLADRIAFLHASLFSPQLSTWSVAFSATDSIVDNLDENPVPDDPPALKSNFLYADCYETTGKIFSDLTGRFVTSSSTGNAYMLVVYDYDSNFIHVEPMKNRTGTEILAAYRRAFDLFSSRGLRPQLQRLDNEASTALQQFMDDSRVDFQLVPPHLHRRNVAERAIRTFKNHFIAGLCSTDKDFPLHLWDRLLPQAIMTLNLLRGSQINPRLSAWAQVHGAFDFNRTPLAPPGVKVLVHEKPTVRKSWSPHAVDGWYIGPAMHHYRCYRVWINSTTSERIADTLTWFPSKVQMPTTSSRDTVVAAARNLATALSNPTPASPLAPLATQERVALQQLSTIFSNFSDPTSPPAAISPPCCRATASPIQGFAHRATSEGATKVHRPSQFPITSEGARFCSRDGNIQVSHL
- a CDS encoding predicted protein, giving the protein MISKSSPKDLIESFPHSKLTPIATATTKPDYLSLHQLQWEINDNAESLSSTLGDGQHGHLFLVVSETEYLAMTDGVPCIPPVQPPLDPDHAANATAPQILEANRQNDKRQKLFDLYHNANKAFRNQLLDAIPIEYIESLGHPTRGFNKVSPLAILSHLWETFGTIQASDLIANDKRMKAAWHPPTPIQQLFQQLKKGNQFIIASGQIMDKRIIARIGYQIIEKTGLFDHASRDWRYKDEADKTLANFKKHFQKANKDRALTATSSSAGYHTANQGTVSKGKSYCWTHGIVNNTKHTSATCEKQAPGHQITATMQNKQGGLTSAYQYTPPATK
- a CDS encoding predicted protein, yielding MEAHNVFTSLQELTTLVSQQQKILSGLIDTYCRMSGMAGPLEQEQIDAIISKEPAEGNGSYVITHNQVRSCLDGLGMWMIKTVEELASDEEKLSCLLASIGNLFVVAANGIANIAIVRSGNKSQAAELPPVLPYELAASNMRDFVKTIQKHRTRLQRKFSDEEIDQLSQEFSIFLRAYREEPLFQDALLHSYNQKSNFSESRAATHGQFPLVQKFCGGLASAFPNTATVESDFSVINWEKDNTRQHHTDFSLEGILHCKQYNNLKDLSALIKE
- a CDS encoding predicted protein produces the protein MAEMSDAPGDCYLGIDNGTQGLSVVLTDANLKRLVTGESSYEFVPDTDAGCYEQLTDDWDLALTDAMKSVHCYLSEHKSLQIKAIGISGQMHGEVLVNHEGQPLSSVRLWCDGRNEDEGEELTLAFQFKVPKRATCARFLWTARNRPELASRVAHITTPAGWMAYRLTGDVVLGIGDASGIFPIDADTLVYDENMLQTFDNLVGNADIPSMRDILPTVRRAGQDSGVLTQQGAALLGFQLPPDYPIAIAAAEGDQVAALAGSLIGRDGIVSCSFGTSVCANVVSKHGAVELPVEPSVDHFCGADGKNIHMVWLRNGTTFFNTMVASYGILSDKNDAFSAVMPQMLNAAPDCGGLLALPFMDDEPGLQVSRGGTALLLGLNGNNATPGNIAKAALLSTMFNLKLGCKILQENGVVMKELVLTGGLSKSPACGQILANVFGLPTQLLEAADEGSCWGAAVLAKYRHLSIGDNGNDWTLFLESIMKEKRIEQTRFEPDFNAVHEYSKVFDRYQILVKLQTQLANV